The genome window GTAACTATTTTGAATCAATGATAATAGTTatgaatgattttttaaaatgatattgtACTATATGAAACAATAATCATAATGTAACAATAATCATAATGTTATGAATGATTCTACtgtcaaaaaattgaaagatgACGAAATTTTAAAGTGATATCGTATTATATGAAACAATaatcataatataatttttctttctttctttctttctttctttctagtGGCACCATATCATCTTGACAATTAGGCAACTTATCAATCTTATATATTGACATAAAGTGTAAAGATATTAATTAGTCACAACTTACATAAAGTGTAACCATATTAGTTTACTGTTAGTAGTGCTGCAAATTAATCTTAGAGTATATATACAACTTGCTAAGATTTTTATTACAACAATTCTAGTTATTATATACACCCGGAAACTTTGGAACACattatgttcttaatatatatatatatatatatataacttctattgtaaaatttataattagaatAGTCTACTACCATATGTGGGATCTACATAACAAATAGTCTccaatttttaatcaaaaaaagTAAGGTTAAAAAAAACGTTTTCAATTGTATAGAACCTTTAAATTGTATCAATCGCAGCTATTACCATTAGTGGATGTCAAAATCATGAGGGTAATGATTAGTATATAGACCCTATGTAATAAATTatacttgttttaattttactattagtTTTAATCTTacatatattttggtattaacATATGTAATAATTAgcaatattgtttttttcttaaggaGATGAGTTGTGATACATTGATTTTCAAGAAGGGACAAAGCTTAAAATAGACTACATATGGGTAGTGTTTCCTCCATCGTCgacaacaataaaatttaaatccttGAAATCTGTTTGTTTCCATTCATAGTTGACCTTATAATGCCAAAATTTTCTGGTTTCACAATCACCACATGATGGATGTATATgacttccttttttcttttttttttggagaggttCATGTGGTGAGTTGCTTGTAgaatgtgaattttttcttaagGGTTATTGGTTGTTGTGGCAAAGTAGCACCAACAATTTTGGCACTGGTGCCTTTGGTTATGGTGAGGGGGACACTAGCTTTGTGTGCATAATTTTTGCATCGTTCTGGGTTTTATTGGTGCTTGCTTGTCTTAtcctatatatatgtatatatatgttatgaGGTCATTTTAACTATAtgatttctaacttttttttgttttgttcaaacTCATATCAGGACAAAATGAAGGATTTGTTGGTTGACCCTAAGAATCAATTGCAGTCATCTGACATAAGTGGTAGTATTGCATGGTCAAGAGATGATGTGTTTGCCAAAGTAATGGGTAAGGAGCACAAAGGTCGCATTCGTGGGGTAGGATTTGGTCCAACCCCAAGTGGTCAAAGTAGCAAGACTGCTCTCACGAACAGTGAAATACAATTAAGTCAAGCAAGGGACAACGAAGTTGCACAATTGAAGGCTTCCTTGGCTACAATGGAGGAGAAACTAGTAGGTTTTGACGAAATGAAGGAAAAAGTTAGTCAATTCGAAGAAATGGAGCAAAGAATGGAGCAAAGAATGGAAGAAAGAATGGAGCAAAGAATGGCTCGCATGCTTCAACAGATGCAACAAACTACACAATGCAATCAGGTATGATAAATGAATTGAGTGTCAATTTATATACAGTAGGAAAGGAACGTTAAATGTATGGTTGCTAATTAATATTTACTTGTGGTAATTAGCCGGAAAgataattacatatttagtaATTACATTAGCTGGAAAGATATTTATTGATCTAATAATTAGTATTTACTTGTGAATTGTGACGGTATGAATCTATTGATCTGTAACATTGATAAAGGGTGGTGAAGGAAAAAGATTTCTACAAGTACCATGTTATTAATAGATGTTTATGGAATTATGTGGTGACACCTTTGCATCCTTTGAATTCTATATCAAGAGACCTCCCAACACCAATCATTTTGATTTGATCCCATTAGTTGTCTTGTTGTGCCACTGCTTTGTAATTTCAAAACTAGGAAGCTGCAAAGAGAGATGGTCCTCCCATAAAAGATCAAGAAACATGTCTTTATTTAActtgtttccatttttttacCTTGGTAATATTTTCTTGTCATTCTATTTCATTTATACGCACTTATTAAGTAATCATACTTTGTATGTAGGATGCTCCTCTGATCGAACAATCTCCAGCTCTCCCCAAATCATCAGCCGCATCTCATCAACCAGGAAGCTTATAAGTTTTATCTTGGAGTTCTTGGACTTTTTTGTGTATGAAGAACTATGGAAGAACAACCGCATTTTTTGCAAGTGTTGAAAGATAATTTTAaacactttgaaattttgattatAGTATTAGATTAATTTCAGCGGTTGTTTTATTCAAATGAccacatcttttttttgttaattctaaGATGGTGGTTATAGATAATGCTATGTATATGataatatatttctatgttaataTTATGTTAGTTTTAAGACATTTGTGTTGttgttaattaattatatttgtgGTATTATGTTAGTAGAGTTAAAACTATTACAGGTCCTTTGTAACAGGTTTGTGAACCATTTATTTATTGGCAAACAGCAGTTTTAAAACccactggaaaaaaaaaaaaaaaaaaaaaaagcctatagCGGCGGTCAAAAAGCGCCGCTAAAGGTGCAAATTTTACGTTTTAAATAAATACCTATAGCGGCGCTTATCGCCTGCCGCTAAAGGTTGAAACATATAGCGGCGGGCATGAACCCGCCGCTAAAAGTAGAATTAGCTATTCTGATCTCATGTCTATAGCGGCGCTGTGTTCCCGCCGCTAAAGGTAGGGACCAATAGCGGCGGGCATGACCCGCCGCTACAAGTGTAATCTACTGTTTTGATTGATTGGCTATAGCGGCGCTTTTTACCCGCCGCTAAAGGTAGAAACAATAGCGGCGGGCATTTTCCCGCCGCTAAAAGTCAATGCCAGGAGTTCTGAACACATATTGCGGCGGTTTTATGCCCGCCGCAATATGTCTTCACCCGCCGCTAAAACGTATATCTATAGCGGCGGTTTTTGGGACCGCCGCAATTAACCTACAGCGGCACTGCAGCACCGACGGGATGGCCCGCCGCAATAGCACCCGCCGCTAAAGGTCGAATGTACCTTTAGCGGTGGTTTTTGGGGCTTTAGCGGCGGTTCTGGACTGCCGCAGAAGCccgtttttcttgtagtgaattctccaaattttgttattggggAGTTTCTCACCCCAGACTATTTTGTACCTAATTTATgcttatttataataattacattccaagaagaaagaaaataaataaataaataattcctCCCTCTGTGCACAGTGGCCTGATCAGTCACCGCAAGGCACAAactacaaaattacaaatggaTAAGATCGTGTAAGGGTGACGATTCTccaatgaaaatttgaaaaggctGCTGTGAGGAGAGAATCTCCCATTTCTTAGGTCATCTCCTTGGTTGTGGCTGCGGGAGTTTAATATTTAGCCATTCTCAATAGAAACCATTCAAGAAAAACAACCTTAAATCTGAGCAGAAGatttaggtacagtatttaattactattttttaagtttttcttttaaaattttgatatatgtcTTATTTCTCATGAGATAAAAgtgtattatttaattaaatagttaCGTGACTGAATTTTAAagagaaacctaaaaaatagtACCTAGCATACTGTTAGTTTTGTCTTAAATTAAATCACTTTATACCTAGTGTCCGTTTGGAAACagtttatttagctgaaattgaaaacattttgctgaaagtaccgtaaataaaagtaaaaattagctgaataATATAGTAAGATttatgaataataccaaaaagtacaataagacctataaatagtattaaataagctaaaattttcaacttgTTTTAAACGGACACTCATCTCACCTCCATCAAAATATTCAAAACCATAGATATATCAATAACAAATTCCTTACAAACCCGCAGCTTAAATTCTGCAAAAGTAAAGTGGATATTCAAACCGTACTAGAACAATAGATAGGACTGGTCACTGTCAACTCATGAATGCGTTTCCAACGGAGCCATGATGATTTTCGTGCTTGAACCCTTTCCCCATTTCATATAATGATAGGAGCTTCTCGCTCAAAACCACCGCACGCTCCAAAGCATAACTCCTTTCTGCCTGTAGAATATATCCACAATGGACCAAGTAAATTTTGTATTCCAATTAATTATACGGTaggcctaaaaaaaattatactgtAATAGATAGATGTCCAAGATCTAAATTATACGGTAGACCAAGATGTGATACTAACAGTATATGCTCAAGAAGTTTCTACCAGTAACGGAGTATCCTCAAGAGTTTCTGCCCTAATACTACCATAATGTTCTTAAAATCTTGGCTATCCAAGTATTCATTGATAAATGAGTGACTTAGATTTCACTATGTTATCAATTACTTAATTcaaatatatagtaaaaaaaatttcttaattgatgaatatatagataaaagttttgtaactcaattccATTTGCCTAGTTTCCTAAAGGAGAAGAATCAGGGTTTGAATCCCCTTCTCTCACTTTTTgacaattgaattattaaaaaaaaaacatatatttatcaaaacatttacgattaattatttaaataatgatgatttgataaaatttaaaagaaattacactttaccatcTTAAACTATACCTCCAATTAcactttgcatcctaaatcatGATCCTTGTACATACTTTGGTGCCAAGTTTGTTGTTAACTTGGAcgaaaattcaaagtttagagtgcaaagtgtaatcgGAAGTATAGTTTAGAGTGATAAAGTgtaattctattttgtttttaaggaATTGCATGAGAAGAGGGGCAATTTGAATAATTTCACTTGGCGCATACTTTTGTGTCCAAGTTAATAGTAAACTTGACAttgggtgcaaagtgtaataaaatatcataatttaaggTACAAAATGTTATTGAAGATATAGTTCAGGATGACAAAATGCAATTTTCCCAAATTTAAACCATTTacttaccaataaataaattaaatcaattcTATGGTAAATTTATcctaaaaattccaaaatacgTGGATGTATAGTTCTGTTGACAACTGTTATGTACATATTATCCGTTTATTTTAAAGACAACAAAACCAACTAACAAAGAACAtaatatttcatcaaaaaaaaaaaaaaaaacccaaataacaTAATACATACCTGGAGGTGTAAATTATGAAAAACCCTTCCTCCAAAGCACTCAAAGGAAGAAACATTTAATACTAGAAACCCATCCTTCTCCAAATTAAGCAAGATATTTGCTAATGGACATTTATGAACCTTATATGTAGATATCTGAATCATAACTTCTCTATCGTTAAGCCAGTTTGCAGAAACAACAGATAAAGAGCTCCGACCTACAATTTGTCTCTGATTTTCTTGATGAATTTGTTCACCTTGCCTAGAAATCCTTGATATAAGCTCTTCCTTCTTTTGCATCAGTACCTCCACTTCTTGTTCTAGTTTTGGTATGTATTTAAGCATGCGCGAAATTGTAGTCGGAACACttaatttttcctataacaaAAACACCAATGTTGTGAACAACACAAATGAAATGGATTCTACAGGTAAGGATAGCGATGGAAAATGCATCACAAATGTCTATGAGGGCCTAATAGCGTGTTCTACTAACTTCTATTTAAATTTCTTGTGAGTTTCAATTAGCTCAATAGATAAtaggtaaagtctctgatggttaaataagagatctaaaaTTCAATCCCCGTCaacactaaaaaccaattgttgtcttgatttaatgataaagagctatcattagaaGCGAATGTCAAAGgttgaaactttctaaaaaatatatatttaaatttcttaagCCAACCAAACATCAATGGCAGTATATAGTTACCTGTGAGAACAGGAAAGACTATATATACTGCTACTTATAAAAGTATATGCATAAGGATTCAAATGATAACTTAGTGATAAACACAATTTATGGTGTTTTATGCATGTTTGTGGTTCAAATCTACCTCTTGTTTCCTATTATTGATTTTACTCTTAATTACACTTTAGACCTATATGATGATTTTCAATTAGCCCAACttgtaaattattttgttgtcAAATAAATTGCTTGGGTTCGAATTTGGCCTATACGAAATCctaaccctaattttttttaagctcaaCTAATATAAGCTTGAATATAATTATCTTAACAATCTATTCTTGtgaataaagataaaataaatttgaaaaatgctatatccacaacatttcacaacactttcataagaAATTATAAATGGCAGGTTCTTAGTAACTGTTACTATTGagcaaaaatgtaatttcctAATGGTGGTTTCAAATTAGAATCggtaacaatttaccacctagaatttattatgaaaatgttgttgacatagcatttctcaattaatttatacttttatcCGAATATGTGAGTGGAGTGGCTGAATTtgaatgtgtttttattttgttatttcttgAGTGGGGACTGGAGGCATGGGTCATTCAGTTAGTGGGTAGCAAATGttaacactaaaagacaattaaacaATTAGATAGAGggtaattcttaaaaaaaattagactagGGGCATGGGATAGGAGAGTGATTTAGTGAAGACAAAAGCAAATgttaacacaacaaaaattttcttattacaGCTACAAACACCAATAGTTATCAAAGTGaagttgaattgttaaataaaataattgtaacagaatataaacataaactaatAAATGAAAGTATTCTAAgcagtaataattaaaattcactgaacaaaaataattaatatgtttattatatCTAGAAACAATAGATGATTTCTATGATTTAATCTTAGCTATAATAATTAGTATATTTACTGTATTAAGAAACTTTATGTCTTataaacttatagtttatcTTTTATTCTCTTGTTAGTATTAtgaacaaatttgtaataaggaAACAATATAGATCGCAAGATTTATCTCCGTACCCCAAGATACATCTTCTTACTAACccttctagaaaaaaaaaaaaaaaaaaaaaaaaaaaagaaaaaaaaaaaaaaaaaaaaaaaaaaaaaaaaaaagaaaaatcgtaGATTGGCCACTGCATATTGGCAAGATTGAAAGTGAAAAAGTTACTTGCCTAGCAAATAATCGGATAGGAGCCATATCACATTAAATAATTTCCCGGACAATAATAGCAGGGCAGAATTAGAAACACTTCTAGTGGCTACTACTAAGTGCTATACTTTCTTCAATTAATTTCCTAGGAAACTCCCACGAAGATCAAtagaaacttaaaaagaaagaatgaattttaATCAGTACCGCTTGATCAGCCGAGGGAAGTAGTGAACGGAGAGTGGAGTACAAAGCATTCATCTTCTTGCGACGATCACGCTCGCTAGCATTGTGGTAAATCCTTTTAGTCATCTTGGGGTCACTGCCAATTGGCATAGATGGCGTGCTAAGATTGAGCTCGACTTTTGGCTGATATGGAGACTGGTCATCATGAGCTAGTGAATCTGATGCTTCAGTCTCTCTAAGGACGTAGTTGTTATCTGTATGGCTCATGGGATTCTCTAAGAAAGGTGTAAAGGAAGTTGATTGCTTATTAGTCTGACGCAGTTGGGGACTGGTGATCTTCCAAGAACTTGAGATGATCATgaaatgtatatatacattaCAAACTACAAATACATAGGTATActttttctaaaaatgaaaaatgctgAATCGCAATAGCAAGTCACTCTTCACTTTAACGAATTAACCCGGCCCGTGTTAGATGGTCCCGCAATCATTGATGTTAGTGCATCCCATATGATTCAAGGTGCGTGACCACTACACTTAATATATACCTAAAAAACTCAGCACGACAGCACGCTATATACTCGTTTGAGATAGCCGATTGCTAAGGGAATCCTAAATTACAAAGTTTATTATCGCCAGcacgaaaagaaaaatgatatgtttacaatattttcataacaaattttaagtggcaggttgttactggttgttattgttgggataaaaaagtaatcttagtattaggttaaaatttgaaccaataacaactaactatctctgatttgttgtgaaaagattataaaaatgttgtggaggTAACATCTTTATGCAGGAAAATGACATTTTTAGCGGTGTCTGTACGAGGTTTACGCATGTGGGCCTCACTTTGCCGTGTTTAAAAAAGGCAAAGACTTTGGGTtccaaaaattcccaaaaaaataaataaataaaataaataaaacaaaacaaaaaaacaaaagagtttgaGACCGCACTGCGTaactatattttaatatatattaatagcatTAATTTTCAATATCATTTACTATactaaatcataaaaattatgCGTCAcgtgatactttttttttttaatctaaaaaaaacaGAATCACGTAGTTACATCAAATGGatgctctctctttctattgttatgaatatattaaaaattattaatatgatttactttaaaattaaaaatccattCTTAAAGTTTTAAGAAGTTTAAGAATACTACTTTAATTAAAACTTTatcacaatttttaaaaaaaaaaatttaaaacaaacttcattaattattttaatagtcTATATTATAGGCTTGGTTTTGATAAAAACTCAATCTTCCACAATGTGCTTTCGCGGCATAACTTAattaaagtgattttttgtGCATATTAAGAATACATTAAAATTAGTAACATAATTTTCTCAAAAggttatattcaaattttttttttttttttttaaaatctccaATTACgtatttttaccaaaattttcaaaaaaattaaaattagtttcaatttttatttgaaattatttaataatacattatattttactgttttgatataaactcatcAATAAACAATGTACTTTCACCACAAAAATTcaagtaaattttattattcaatttcaactatattattaagatatattttcaaattttttttttaaataatcatttaagAACAtaatatagtattaaaaaaatacattatttgaaggaaaaaaaaataaaatcatgatCAGCCAATCAGGTGGATATCAATTTGCTTATCAGTATTCAGTATCAGCTTGATTGGTGAATAGGTCCGACATTGGTTATCATCAATgagttccatttaaaattaattatggtACGAATATGATATGAGATAATTACTTTGCATGTGGCCTTTTGAATAACAAATATACCTCGGACAAATGTAATAACCATGCTTGTTATCAAATCAGAaactggagagagagagagagagagagagatccgtCATGTAGTATATGAGTCTTATTTTAAGTTAcaatataccttttttttttttctttttctttttttaagaagataGTTACTATATGacttttggtaaaaaaaaaaaaaaaaaaaagagattaggAGCACAATTTTAGCCACAACTTGCTAACGTGCCAAGTCATGAGTAGTGGAGTTGTGGACTTACTACTTTTACTCTACACTCACAACTTGTCATGTGAGcaaattgtgacaaaagttgtgATAGTAACATTTTTCGAATCTAGCAAAATTAATTATGGTGTTAGATGAGATTGAGTGTCATTTACAACTtctatacaaataaaaattcaatgattTACTGATGGaacaagacttaggtacagtacttaggtgctgttccttgGGTTCTCTTTTTAAGATTTTGctatgtgcatttttttttaattggatgaaagtgtattttttagataaatatccATGTGACAGAatttgaaaaagagaaatctaATGAACTGCATTTAAAATATTGTACCAAAGTTTTCTTCTTATTGATAACCAATCttgaaaatcaaacataaaaataaataatgtatgcattttttttttttttgttttggggtgcACGCGTGCGTGTGTCAGAATAATCACGTTTTTACAAGTTACGTGTAATAATGTCTCTCTTGATAGATGAGtttattcattaaattttaatttttagcattaAATATATAACTGTTAGGGCATGCATGAGGCTCGCATCATAGGAGTCAATGAGTCATTAAATAAATGCCCCAAGAACCATGCTAGCGTGACACATAAGGGACACCCTTGCTCTAGTTTTTGGATCCATCGGTTTTTGCACAAACAAGACTATTGGATTGTAATATTAAGGATAGTGTTAACTGGTACAGTAAGCTATccgttaaaaaataattttattttatttcagttttttttttaataaattttataaaatgtaGACCCAGGATCCCTATCATTTATTCAACTTAGTCAAACCAACAGTTaaagtaaattttattattccacaaagtaaatttttttattggtatgaTTATAAACGACACAGGATCCGTATTATTTATTCAACTTAGTCAAACCACTTTAAACTGAATCCTGCTGAAGCATGCTTAAAATGATTGAGTAATAATTTAGCTCAGCGAAGCCCCGTGTCAATCAACTGAAACATGAAAGCAAAGAATACTGCTAATTAAGAATCTCACCAACAATTATATAATTGTTATCCAGCCCACAATTATTATAACCGGAATCATGATATATCAATCAAGATAATAATCACCCACTAATTACCAGAGAattatcaattttcttttcGAAAAAGAGAACAGGAATTAATTTATGCATCTGA of Quercus lobata isolate SW786 chromosome 8, ValleyOak3.0 Primary Assembly, whole genome shotgun sequence contains these proteins:
- the LOC115956490 gene encoding transcription factor ORG2-like; the encoded protein is MPIGSDPKMTKRIYHNASERDRRKKMNALYSTLRSLLPSADQAEKLSVPTTISRMLKYIPKLEQEVEVLMQKKEELISRISRQGEQIHQENQRQIVGRSSLSVVSANWLNDREVMIQISTYKVHKCPLANILLNLEKDGFLVLNVSSFECFGGRVFHNLHLQAERSYALERAVVLSEKLLSLYEMGKGFKHENHHGSVGNAFMS